From Salvelinus sp. IW2-2015 linkage group LG33, ASM291031v2, whole genome shotgun sequence, one genomic window encodes:
- the LOC111957579 gene encoding acid shock protein-like yields the protein MGSQGSSYNHQAGAQGGSQETDTPPSRPLRGSQGSSYNRKQAAKGEAKAAATTTKQAANGEAKAAATTAKQAPGEAKAAATTAKQATKGEAKAAATTTKAGAKGKPRKQIQPAKQAAKGEAKAAATTAKQAARGKPRQQLQPPSRHQGEAKKADTTASRPLMGAKAAATTASRPLKGKPRQQLQPPSRPPRGIAKAAATTTKQDAKGKPRQQLQPPSSR from the coding sequence ATgggaagccaaggcagcagctacaaccaCCAAGCAGGCGCCCAAGGGGGAAGCCAAGAAACAGATACACCACCAAGCAGGCCGCTAAGgggaagccaaggcagcagctacaaccGCAAGCAGGCTGCCAAGGgggaagccaaggcagcagctacaaccaCCAAGCAGGCCGCTAATGgggaagccaaggcagcagctacaaccGCCAAGCAGGCACCAGgggaagccaaggcagcagctacaaccGCCAAGCAGGCCACCAAGGgggaagccaaggcagcagctacaaccaCCAAAGCAGGCGCCAAGGGGAAGCCAAGAAAGCAGATACAACCCGCCAAGCAGGCCGCTAAGGgggaagccaaggcagcagctacaaccGCCAAGCAGGCCGCAAGGgggaagccaaggcagcagctacaaccaCCAAGCAGGCACCAAGGGGAAGCCAAGAAAGCAGATACAACCGCAAGCAGGCCGCTAATGggagccaaggcagcagctacaaccGCAAGCAGGCCGCTAAAGgggaagccaaggcagcagctacaaccGCCAAGCAGGCCGCCAAGGGGgatagccaaggcagcagctacaaccaCCAAGCAGGACGCCAAGgggaagccaaggcagcagctacaaccaCCAAGCAGCCGCTAA
- the LOC139023554 gene encoding myristoylated alanine-rich C-kinase substrate-like, producing MGKPRQQLQPPSRLPGGSQGSSTTTKQAANGEAKAAATTTKQAAKGEAKAADTTTKQAAKGEAKAAATTTKQPPRGSQGSSYNHQAGRQGGSQGSRYNHQAGRQGGSQGSSYNHQAGRQGGSQAADTTTKQAAKGEAKAADTTTKQAAKGEAKAAATTTKQAANGEAKAAATTTKQAPRGKPRQQLQPPKQAAKGEAKKADTTTSRPLMGKPRQQLQPPSRPLMGKPRKQIQPPSRPLMGKPRKQIQPQAGRQGEAKAADTTTKQAANGKPRQQLQPPSRLPRGSQGSSYNHQAGR from the coding sequence ATGgggaagccaaggcagcagctacaaccGCCAAGCAGGCTGCCAGGgggaagccaaggcagcagcacaaCCACCAAGCAGGCCGCTAATGgggaagccaaggcagcagctacaaccaCCAAGCAGGCCGCCAAGGGGGAAGCCAAGGCAGCAGATACAACCACCAAGCAGGCCGCCAAGGgggaagccaaggcagcagctacaaccaCCAAGCAGCCGCCAAGgggaagccaaggcagcagctacaaccaCCAAGCAGGCCGCCAAGGGGGAAGCCAAGGCAGCAGATACAACCACCAAGCAGGCCGCCAAGGGGGAAGCCAAGGTAGCAGCTACAACCACCAAGCAGGCCGCCAAGGGGGAAGCCAAGCTGCAGATACAACCACCAAGCAGGCCGCCAAGGGGGAAGCCAAGGCAGCAGATACAACCACCAAGCAGGCCGCCAAGGgggaagccaaggcagcagctacaaccaCCAAGCAGGCCGCTAATGgggaagccaaggcagcagctacaaccaCAAAGCAGGCGCCAAGGGGGaagccaagacagcagctacaaCCACCAAAGCAGGCCGCCAAGGGGGAAGCCAAGAAAGCAGATACAACCACAAGCAGGCCGCTAATGgggaagccaaggcagcagctacaaccaCCAAGCAGGCCGCTAATGGGGAAGCCAAGAAAGCAGATACAACCGCCAAGCAGGCCGCTAATGGGGAAGCCAAGAAAGCAGATACAACCACAAGCAGGCCGCCAAGGGGAAGCCAAGGCAGCAGATACAACCACCAAGCAGGCCGCTAATgggaagccaaggcagcagctacaaccGCCAAGCAGGCTGCCAAGGGggagccaaggcagcagctacaaccaCCAAGCAGGCCGCTAA